One Clostridium novyi NT genomic window carries:
- a CDS encoding adenylate kinase: MRMILLGPPGAGKGTQAKLISEKYSIPHISTGDIFRKNISEKTPLGVKAKEYMDKGQLVPDELTIDLVNDRLTHEDCKKGFLLDGFPRTVKQAEALEKFLTENNQSLDTALLIDVPSSFILERMTGRRVCPSCGASYHIKFNPPKIEGLCDVCKKEVIQRKDDTEETVKERIEVYDRQTQPLVDFYSSKDQLFVVDGTQSIDQVFETISNHIEGDK, encoded by the coding sequence ATGAGAATGATTTTGTTAGGACCTCCTGGAGCAGGTAAGGGCACACAAGCAAAATTAATAAGTGAGAAATACTCTATTCCTCATATATCTACAGGGGATATATTCAGAAAGAATATATCAGAAAAGACACCTTTAGGAGTAAAAGCTAAAGAGTATATGGATAAAGGACAATTAGTTCCAGATGAACTAACTATAGATTTAGTTAATGATAGACTAACACATGAAGATTGTAAAAAAGGCTTTTTATTAGATGGATTTCCTAGAACAGTAAAGCAAGCAGAAGCTTTAGAAAAATTCTTAACAGAAAACAATCAAAGTTTAGATACTGCATTGCTTATAGATGTTCCAAGTTCTTTTATACTTGAAAGAATGACAGGAAGAAGAGTTTGCCCATCATGTGGTGCAAGTTATCATATAAAATTCAACCCTCCTAAAATTGAAGGACTATGTGATGTTTGCAAAAAAGAAGTCATTCAAAGAAAAGATGATACTGAGGAAACTGTAAAAGAAAGAATAGAAGTGTATGATAGACAAACTCAACCATTAGTAGATTTTTATTCATCTAAGGATCAATTATTTGTGGTTGATGGTACACAATCAATTGATCAGGTTTTTGAAACCATTTCTAATCACATAGAAGGCGATAAATAG
- the map gene encoding type I methionyl aminopeptidase, with product MITIKNSKEIEYMRHAGKIVGDTLALLEESIKPGITTKDLDRIAEEYIRKCNAIPSFKGYYGFPASVCTSVNEEVVHGIPGDRVLHEGDIISIDCGAILNGYHGDAARTFAVGNISKEAEDLIKVTRDSFFKGVENAIVGNKLTDISAAIQKHAESHGYSVVRDYVGHGIGTAMHEEPEVPNFGRPGRGPKLVEGMVLAIEPMINVGELYVEVLSNDWTVVTRDRKLSAHYENTVAILNNGPEILTLG from the coding sequence ATGATAACTATTAAAAACTCTAAAGAAATTGAGTATATGAGACACGCTGGAAAAATAGTTGGGGATACTTTGGCTCTTTTAGAGGAATCTATAAAGCCGGGAATAACAACTAAAGATTTGGATAGAATAGCAGAAGAATACATAAGAAAATGTAACGCTATTCCATCATTTAAAGGATATTATGGTTTTCCTGCTTCAGTATGTACTTCTGTAAATGAAGAAGTTGTTCATGGTATACCAGGAGATAGAGTATTACATGAAGGTGATATAATAAGCATTGATTGTGGAGCTATATTAAATGGATATCATGGGGATGCAGCGAGAACTTTTGCTGTAGGCAATATATCAAAAGAAGCTGAAGACTTAATTAAAGTTACTAGAGATAGTTTCTTTAAGGGAGTTGAAAATGCTATAGTTGGTAATAAGCTAACAGATATATCTGCTGCAATCCAAAAACATGCTGAATCTCATGGATACTCAGTAGTAAGAGATTATGTAGGGCATGGTATTGGAACGGCAATGCATGAAGAACCTGAAGTGCCTAATTTCGGTAGACCTGGCAGAGGTCCCAAATTAGTAGAAGGCATGGTTTTAGCAATTGAACCAATGATTAACGTTGGAGAATTATATGTGGAAGTTTTATCAAATGATTGGACAGTAGTTACTAGAGATAGAAAATTATCAGCTCATTATGAAAATACTGTGGCCATATTAAATAACGGGCCTGAAATATTAACTTTAGGTTAA